A section of the Spirosoma pollinicola genome encodes:
- a CDS encoding cytochrome P450 — METTVISTQPVPLHPGLPFLGNTLAFLRNPLGTLHTLQQNHARMVHLRIGGRNQYLVLKPEDAKHVLQENNRNYGRSPAFEVLKIFLGNGLLTSDGDFWRRQRRLAQPAFHRQKLAALTQTMIAESADWIDELKGHNPKEPVNVSQAFMDVTMRIVCKTLFGSDTTGKLDGLSTALDTLNYLANKRMLSPLKFPYAWPTPNNLRSKRARMQVDTFIYGLIEQRRKASEERDDLLGMLLSAEDEETGEGMSDQQLRDECVTIFSAGHETTAVSMAWTIHLLTNHPDVLARLKAESHSVLGDARTPAPEVFRGLTYTLQVVQESLRLYPPAWIMSRKAFNDDHIGFYTIPAGDTALVCPYLLHRDPANWPDPGRFDPDRFAPGGPKDSLHPYAYLPFGGGPRLCIGNQFALMEMQILLALFVRQFDLKAVPHQRIFPKPLITLRPNQSIWVTLN, encoded by the coding sequence ATGGAAACAACCGTCATTTCCACCCAGCCAGTACCCCTCCATCCCGGCTTACCTTTCCTGGGCAATACGCTTGCGTTTCTTCGCAATCCGCTTGGCACTCTGCATACGTTACAGCAAAATCATGCACGTATGGTTCACCTCCGTATTGGTGGACGAAACCAGTATCTGGTACTGAAACCCGAAGATGCCAAACACGTTTTGCAGGAAAATAACCGGAATTATGGCCGGTCGCCCGCGTTTGAAGTCCTCAAGATTTTTCTGGGGAATGGCTTGCTTACCAGCGATGGCGATTTCTGGCGTCGGCAGCGTCGGTTGGCACAACCCGCTTTTCATCGGCAAAAACTGGCCGCCCTCACGCAGACAATGATTGCCGAAAGTGCCGACTGGATTGATGAGCTGAAAGGACATAACCCGAAGGAGCCAGTCAACGTATCGCAGGCGTTTATGGACGTAACGATGCGTATTGTCTGCAAAACCCTATTCGGATCTGACACGACTGGGAAACTCGACGGTTTGTCAACAGCATTGGATACGTTAAATTACCTGGCGAATAAGCGGATGCTCTCACCGCTCAAATTTCCGTATGCCTGGCCAACGCCCAATAATCTACGGTCGAAACGAGCCCGGATGCAGGTCGATACTTTTATTTACGGACTTATCGAACAGCGACGAAAAGCTAGCGAAGAACGAGATGATTTGTTGGGTATGTTGCTGAGTGCCGAGGATGAGGAAACGGGCGAAGGCATGTCGGATCAGCAACTGCGGGACGAATGCGTAACCATTTTTTCGGCAGGCCACGAAACCACTGCGGTATCGATGGCCTGGACAATTCACTTGCTTACCAACCACCCCGATGTGTTGGCCCGGCTTAAAGCCGAAAGCCACTCGGTATTGGGTGATGCCCGAACACCAGCACCCGAAGTCTTTCGCGGACTGACCTACACCCTGCAAGTTGTGCAGGAATCATTACGACTGTACCCACCCGCCTGGATCATGAGTCGTAAGGCTTTTAACGATGATCATATTGGTTTTTACACGATTCCGGCTGGGGATACGGCGTTGGTTTGCCCCTATTTATTACATCGCGACCCAGCCAACTGGCCCGACCCGGGCCGTTTCGACCCTGACCGTTTTGCGCCGGGAGGGCCGAAGGATAGTTTGCACCCCTACGCCTATTTACCGTTTGGTGGAGGCCCCCGTTTGTGTATCGGAAATCAGTTTGCGCTGATGGAAATGCAGATCTTACTGGCCCTGTTTGTGCGTCAATTCGACTTAAAAGCCGTACCTCATCAGCGCATCTTTCCGAAACCGTTGATCACTTTACGACCTAATCAGTCGATTTGGGTAACATTAAATTAA
- a CDS encoding HPF/RaiA family ribosome-associated protein, with the protein MRLQMHAVKFTADQSLLDFIQAKLDKLDTFHDRIISGEVFLRLEGADSNKVKEKIVEVRLMLPGKELFVKEHDKSFESATDRVMDVLKDKLVRFKQKRNDISSPAIEEATTRVEDEDEVYEADEL; encoded by the coding sequence ATGAGACTACAAATGCATGCCGTTAAGTTCACGGCCGATCAAAGCCTGTTAGATTTCATCCAGGCGAAACTCGATAAGTTAGACACATTCCATGACCGGATTATTAGCGGGGAAGTGTTTTTGAGGTTAGAGGGCGCTGACTCCAACAAGGTTAAAGAGAAAATAGTGGAGGTTAGGCTGATGCTGCCCGGTAAAGAATTGTTCGTTAAAGAACACGACAAGAGTTTCGAGAGCGCTACCGATCGCGTGATGGACGTCCTGAAAGACAAGCTCGTTCGGTTCAAGCAAAAACGAAATGACATTTCCAGCCCCGCTATTGAAGAAGCGACAACGCGGGTAGAAGATGAAGACGAGGTCTATGAGGCCGATGAGTTATAA
- the metK gene encoding methionine adenosyltransferase — protein sequence MPYLFTSESVSEGHPDKVADQISDALIDNFLAFDPSSKVACETLVTTGQVVLAGEIKTDTYLDVQKITREVIRRIGYTKSEYMFEANSCGIFSALHDQSADINQGVDRLVDNDDFEAKANAQGAGDQGMMFGYATNETDNYMPLPLDLAHAILREMSQIRNNEIELMPYLRPDAKSQVTIEYSDDDQPIRIDTIVVSTQHDDFDEDEAMLAKIKADIINIVIPRVKAALKVDLQGLFTDSITYYINPTGKFVIGGPHGDTGLTGRKIIVDTYGGKGAHGGGAFSGKDPSKVDRSAAYATRHIAKNLVAAGLCDQVLVQVSYAIGVAKPCGLYVNTYGTSKVDLHDGVIAEKVAEIFDMRPYAIEQRLKLRNPIYSETAAYGHMGRKNEIVKKTFGSNGNMIELEVELFTWEKLDFVDQVKTAFGL from the coding sequence ATGCCTTATCTCTTCACTTCCGAGTCTGTTTCCGAGGGCCACCCCGATAAAGTCGCCGACCAAATTTCCGATGCATTAATTGATAACTTCCTGGCATTTGATCCGTCCAGTAAGGTAGCTTGCGAAACGCTCGTTACAACAGGTCAGGTTGTGTTGGCTGGAGAAATTAAAACCGATACGTACCTCGACGTTCAAAAAATTACGCGTGAAGTTATCCGTAGAATCGGCTATACCAAGAGCGAATACATGTTTGAAGCGAACTCGTGCGGCATTTTTTCCGCCCTGCATGACCAATCGGCCGATATCAACCAGGGTGTTGATCGGTTGGTTGACAATGACGATTTCGAAGCGAAAGCAAACGCTCAGGGAGCGGGCGATCAGGGCATGATGTTCGGATATGCTACCAACGAAACGGATAATTACATGCCGCTTCCGCTTGATCTGGCTCATGCTATTCTGCGCGAGATGTCACAAATCCGCAATAATGAAATCGAGTTGATGCCCTATCTGCGCCCCGATGCCAAGTCGCAGGTGACGATTGAGTATTCAGACGACGATCAGCCTATTCGTATTGACACCATTGTTGTGTCGACCCAGCATGATGATTTCGACGAAGACGAAGCAATGCTGGCGAAAATCAAAGCTGATATTATCAATATTGTGATTCCCCGTGTGAAAGCCGCTCTGAAAGTCGACCTTCAGGGTTTATTCACAGACAGCATTACCTACTACATCAATCCAACCGGCAAGTTCGTTATTGGCGGACCTCACGGCGATACCGGTCTAACGGGTCGTAAAATTATCGTTGATACGTACGGCGGTAAAGGCGCTCACGGTGGTGGGGCTTTCTCGGGTAAAGATCCCTCCAAAGTAGACCGTTCGGCAGCTTATGCCACCCGCCACATTGCCAAAAACCTGGTTGCTGCCGGTCTTTGCGATCAGGTATTAGTACAGGTGTCGTATGCCATTGGTGTTGCCAAGCCTTGCGGGTTGTATGTAAATACCTACGGTACATCTAAAGTCGATCTTCACGATGGCGTAATTGCCGAGAAAGTTGCCGAGATTTTCGATATGCGTCCGTATGCCATTGAGCAACGCCTTAAACTCCGTAACCCGATCTATTCCGAAACGGCTGCTTACGGTCACATGGGCCGGAAGAACGAGATCGTCAAGAAAACCTTCGGTTCAAACGGGAACATGATTGAACTGGAAGTTGAATTATTTACCTGGGAGAAACTCGATTTCGTTGATCAGGTGAAAACCGCTTTTGGTTTGTAA
- a CDS encoding lycopene cyclase family protein, with product MKKYDFIIAGGGMAGLSMAYYLSQSSLRDRSILILDREPKNSNDRTWCFWERPAQGSGQAASPGRTPTKPNPFEAILFRCWNVVSFHGTTYAGPIEMGDYQYKMLRGIDFYTFVQDELAKHPSIERKQATINRIKDTPKGGFVIADDEPYIADFVFDSTFSLKLDQPENHNLLQHFKGWIIKTEQACFDPKRPEIMDFRVEQHDDCRFLYILPFDEKTALVEFTLFNDKLIADNEYEAELRHYIDQYIPTGTYEIVETEYGVIPMSDETTSENPSEHIIRIGTSGGYTKASTGYTFLRTQRYLQRIVQNLIETGKPQRPTSWFDRRFKLYDSIFLNVLEKHRHPADDIFTRVYTKNPGRVFTFLDEETSFVDELKLFATMPFMPFLNAFFSVIRRKLVG from the coding sequence ATGAAAAAATACGACTTCATTATTGCCGGAGGAGGAATGGCAGGTTTAAGTATGGCATATTACCTGAGCCAGTCATCGTTACGCGACCGAAGCATTTTAATTCTTGACAGGGAGCCCAAAAACAGCAATGATAGAACGTGGTGTTTTTGGGAGCGACCGGCGCAGGGTTCTGGTCAAGCTGCATCGCCTGGCCGAACGCCGACGAAGCCAAACCCCTTTGAGGCTATTCTGTTCCGTTGCTGGAATGTCGTCAGTTTTCATGGGACTACCTATGCGGGACCCATCGAGATGGGGGACTATCAGTATAAGATGCTGCGGGGGATAGACTTCTATACTTTTGTTCAGGATGAATTGGCCAAACACCCGTCAATTGAACGGAAACAGGCTACTATTAACCGAATAAAAGACACGCCAAAGGGCGGCTTCGTTATCGCTGATGACGAGCCATACATTGCCGATTTTGTGTTCGATAGTACGTTTTCTTTGAAGTTGGACCAACCCGAAAATCATAACCTGCTACAACATTTTAAGGGATGGATCATCAAAACGGAACAGGCCTGCTTTGACCCGAAACGTCCTGAAATCATGGACTTTCGCGTGGAGCAGCACGACGACTGCCGTTTCCTGTATATACTGCCTTTTGACGAAAAAACGGCATTGGTTGAGTTTACCCTGTTTAACGATAAGCTCATTGCCGATAATGAGTATGAAGCCGAGTTACGGCACTATATAGACCAATACATACCTACTGGAACCTACGAAATTGTAGAAACAGAGTATGGCGTTATCCCTATGTCTGACGAAACAACGTCTGAAAATCCATCGGAACACATTATTCGCATTGGTACATCGGGGGGTTACACGAAAGCATCGACAGGATACACCTTTCTGCGAACACAACGGTATCTGCAACGTATTGTCCAAAACCTGATTGAAACAGGTAAACCCCAGCGACCCACGTCCTGGTTTGACCGACGATTTAAACTCTACGATAGTATTTTTCTAAATGTGCTGGAAAAGCACCGGCATCCGGCTGACGATATTTTTACACGAGTTTATACAAAAAATCCCGGCCGGGTATTCACCTTTCTGGACGAAGAAACAAGTTTTGTCGATGAACTGAAGTTGTTTGCCACCATGCCATTTATGCCGTTTCTTAACGCTTTTTTCAGCGTTATTCGACGGAAGTTAGTAGGATGA
- the lipA gene encoding lipoyl synthase, giving the protein MIELPVIPSEQQRRKRPDWLRVKLPIGPEYAKVRKLVDEHKLHTICESGNCPNMGECWGAGTATFMILGNICTRSCTFCAVATGRPTEYDTDEPRRVAEAIVLMKVKHAVLTSVNRDELKDKGAEIWYQTVRLIKEASPATTIETLIPDTKGNWEALERMISAGQEVVSHNMETVERLYRRVRPQARYERSLEQIRRTKAYGQRTKSGIMLGLGETYDEVAKAMDDLAANGLDILTLGQYLQPTKMHHEVIEWIHPEIFAKYREEGLMRGLKYVESGPLVRSSYHAEKHVNV; this is encoded by the coding sequence ATGATTGAACTACCTGTAATACCCTCCGAACAACAACGCCGTAAACGCCCCGACTGGCTACGTGTCAAATTGCCGATTGGTCCTGAATATGCCAAAGTCCGTAAACTGGTTGATGAACATAAACTTCATACTATTTGCGAGAGTGGCAATTGTCCCAATATGGGTGAGTGCTGGGGAGCCGGTACGGCTACGTTTATGATTCTGGGGAATATTTGTACAAGAAGCTGTACCTTTTGTGCTGTAGCAACAGGGCGGCCCACTGAATATGATACCGACGAACCCCGACGTGTAGCCGAAGCCATCGTGTTGATGAAAGTAAAACACGCGGTGCTTACATCGGTTAACCGGGATGAGTTGAAAGATAAAGGTGCCGAAATATGGTATCAGACCGTTCGACTCATCAAAGAAGCGTCGCCCGCAACAACCATTGAAACGCTGATTCCAGATACAAAAGGAAACTGGGAAGCTCTGGAACGGATGATTTCGGCCGGTCAGGAAGTTGTTTCGCACAACATGGAAACGGTTGAACGGCTCTACAGGCGTGTTCGGCCGCAGGCTCGCTACGAACGTAGTCTGGAGCAAATTCGCCGGACGAAGGCCTACGGCCAACGAACCAAATCGGGGATTATGCTCGGCCTGGGCGAAACCTACGATGAGGTAGCTAAAGCAATGGATGATCTGGCCGCAAATGGACTCGACATTCTAACATTGGGTCAATATCTGCAACCAACCAAAATGCACCACGAAGTGATCGAGTGGATTCATCCCGAAATATTTGCCAAATACCGGGAAGAAGGGTTGATGCGTGGACTGAAATATGTTGAATCCGGCCCATTAGTCCGGTCGAGTTACCACGCAGAGAAACATGTGAATGTATAG
- a CDS encoding OsmC family protein, whose product MATIHIDYLGELRTECVHLQSGTHINTDAPTDNQGRGEAFSPTDLVANALGTCIITTMAIFARRDGIELKGSKLDVTKIMTTHPPRRIARIVVDLTLQAENLPDEETRVRLEKIAHTCPVAISLHPDIEQAVSIRWEEGVPVSE is encoded by the coding sequence ATGGCTACAATTCACATTGATTACCTTGGCGAGTTACGAACCGAATGCGTTCACTTGCAATCAGGCACGCACATTAATACCGACGCCCCTACCGACAATCAGGGGCGGGGGGAAGCTTTCTCCCCTACCGATCTGGTTGCCAATGCTCTCGGCACCTGTATTATTACGACAATGGCAATTTTTGCCCGGCGCGACGGTATCGAACTAAAAGGCAGTAAGCTGGATGTGACAAAAATAATGACCACTCATCCGCCCCGTCGCATCGCCCGGATTGTGGTTGACCTAACCCTCCAGGCTGAAAATTTGCCTGATGAGGAAACCCGTGTCCGTCTTGAGAAAATTGCGCATACCTGCCCGGTAGCCATCAGTTTGCACCCCGATATCGAACAGGCAGTAAGCATCCGTTGGGAAGAAGGAGTTCCTGTTTCAGAATAA
- a CDS encoding MFS transporter, with the protein MMSPKEGASQANLQKSDKVADSTVVQATRPKSLTFTASTDQRFFFFNDTRTEDNRLVPVSVYGIRAGFLFPPRHERPDLKGGRSASFKAGAGFYFVNQHLDRPGLLPNTSESVTRHLRIATVYYERYLLRRKAFEVSLPIEFGYGHSRYEINDDLSSRNEVARGVFLPLGVGVSAAYQFPTIRWLRPLHWFGLNILTGYRFILKRDVPESQINYTGFYVSVGPSFFLENLTADVKRWRQKRKRSR; encoded by the coding sequence ATGATGTCGCCTAAAGAAGGGGCTTCTCAAGCAAATCTGCAAAAGTCAGATAAAGTTGCGGATTCAACGGTAGTTCAGGCAACCCGACCCAAGTCATTGACGTTTACGGCGTCTACCGATCAGCGATTTTTCTTTTTTAATGATACCCGTACTGAAGACAATCGGCTGGTGCCGGTTAGCGTATACGGTATAAGGGCGGGATTTTTGTTTCCACCCCGCCATGAGCGCCCCGATTTGAAAGGAGGGAGATCAGCTAGTTTCAAAGCAGGAGCCGGATTTTACTTTGTGAACCAGCATCTGGATCGTCCGGGGCTGCTGCCCAATACCTCGGAATCTGTTACACGCCACCTGCGTATTGCAACAGTATATTATGAACGGTATCTACTCCGCCGGAAGGCGTTTGAAGTAAGTTTGCCTATCGAGTTTGGTTATGGCCATTCCCGTTACGAAATTAATGATGATCTCTCCAGCAGGAATGAAGTTGCCAGAGGTGTTTTTTTGCCGCTGGGTGTAGGGGTATCGGCAGCCTATCAGTTCCCAACCATACGCTGGTTAAGACCATTGCACTGGTTCGGACTCAATATTCTGACAGGCTACCGATTTATTCTTAAGCGCGATGTTCCCGAAAGTCAAATCAATTATACCGGCTTCTATGTGTCTGTAGGGCCATCGTTCTTCCTCGAAAATCTGACTGCCGACGTGAAGCGCTGGCGGCAAAAACGGAAACGAAGTCGCTAG
- a CDS encoding FecR family protein, translated as MTYTKQLYTVSYKSYSVYSAEEFALDDLFVRWVKYPNDEEVASYWTIWLSNHPYQEETVELARELIRTGSRSYLPNLSTDDISSVWGRIRESLQTMEDVRPLQPDVRAVVGWWYFIRTVLAAVAVVSLIGWALWMQYGPNQSIRTVSTPTGQTRQIRLPDNSRMTLYPNSTVRYARRWTDETPRAVWLNGEADFSITHRNDTSSARLFRVHTADLTIEALGTIFRVRQRPKGTCVALTSGQVDLLLKHQTPIRLKPGDSIEVASSSPKFLP; from the coding sequence TTGACTTACACGAAACAGTTATATACCGTGTCTTATAAGTCATATTCTGTCTACAGCGCTGAGGAATTCGCCCTTGACGACCTGTTTGTACGTTGGGTAAAGTATCCCAATGACGAAGAGGTAGCATCGTATTGGACTATATGGTTATCAAATCACCCATACCAGGAAGAAACGGTTGAATTAGCACGTGAATTGATCCGAACGGGGAGTCGCTCTTACTTACCGAATTTATCGACTGATGATATCTCAAGTGTATGGGGGCGGATTCGCGAATCACTTCAAACAATGGAAGATGTTCGCCCACTTCAACCCGACGTACGGGCCGTTGTTGGGTGGTGGTATTTTATCAGGACAGTACTTGCAGCAGTTGCGGTTGTGTCGCTCATTGGCTGGGCATTGTGGATGCAGTATGGGCCTAACCAATCTATACGAACCGTTAGCACCCCTACTGGGCAAACCCGACAGATTCGGCTACCAGACAATTCAAGGATGACGCTGTATCCTAACAGCACAGTTCGTTATGCACGCCGATGGACCGATGAAACGCCAAGAGCAGTATGGTTAAATGGAGAGGCTGATTTTTCGATAACTCACCGGAATGATACATCATCGGCCCGACTGTTTAGAGTTCATACGGCTGATCTTACAATCGAGGCACTGGGAACTATATTCCGGGTGCGGCAACGCCCAAAAGGCACTTGTGTAGCCCTGACCTCGGGTCAGGTAGACTTACTTCTTAAACATCAAACCCCAATACGGCTCAAACCCGGCGATTCGATCGAGGTTGCAAGCAGTTCGCCCAAGTTTTTACCTTAA
- a CDS encoding SusC/RagA family TonB-linked outer membrane protein gives MQTTITQPPRQSWLPLLGLTALVLVGQPAFSAPPTNRLPMNNPVQERSVSGKVLSSDDNKPLPGVNVAVKGSTRGTTTDANGTYKINVPNEQAILVFSSVGFISQEINVGNRSSIDVTILADTRALNEVVVVGYGTQKKSQLTGAISSVSSKQITEMPITNLGQAMQGRVAGVDVAQSGSRPGSTPTIRIRGRRSFNAGNNPLYVVDGIPLTGDRNELLSTRPFDFASGGYEDLNPNDIASMEILKDATSTAIYGARGANGVVLVTTKRGNNNGKTTISYDAYAGVTDPLDKVHLFTGPEFTEYVREAYRATGLYKDANGNPVPTGVADAFADSKVAVLGGDPAVAAGIAANRNTDYQSLILRQGVQQNHSLGIQGGNEKTQFYISASYFTDKGIVPGQDYNRYSLRANIDHQINKVLKVGISSYMMYSGRNGANLNPYRFTLQQNPLGRPYDDNGKLIFAPTNDALLTNPLYEIIPGAQIDNTKKYRIFNSIYAEANIIDGLKYRVNFGPDFSVSRAGRFVGSLTNDRKGGDATAANNSQYGFNYTLENILTYNKTFGNHNLGITALQSIQRDNFEYNSQSVQGVPAESQQFYNTGNASLVLGVGSNLIQWTLNSFMGRVNYDYKDKYLVTATLRRDGSSRFGENSKYGNFPGIALAWNINNEDFLKDVTWLDQLKLRVSRGSVGNQGVVPYQTQGLLGRTVYAWGNTGAYGYRPSTIGNPDLKWETSTSSNIGVDFSFWRGRVAGSIEFYQTNTTDLLLSDQLPTSIGFNAVTKNVGETRNRGVELSLSTVNINSKSGFKWTSDFAFTKNSEAIISLYNGAVDDLGNRWFIGKPLTAFYDYKKAGIWQTSEADLAKSFQSSVGQIKVQDTNNDGKTTADDRVFLGSDIPNFSAGITNRFNYKGFDLSFFVYGRFGQTILSGFHRDNNQLAGRYQQIKVDYWTPNNPTNEFPQPKSNQEFPVYNSSLFYFDGTFVKVRNINFGYTFTSKITQKLGMQSLRVFTSIQQPFIFSTYRSKYNGVDPETADGTINNDVVPATRITTFGLNVKF, from the coding sequence ATGCAGACAACAATTACCCAACCTCCACGGCAATCGTGGTTACCCCTGCTTGGCCTGACAGCGCTTGTGCTGGTTGGCCAACCGGCGTTCAGCGCGCCACCCACAAACAGGCTTCCGATGAACAACCCCGTGCAGGAGCGATCCGTATCGGGCAAAGTTCTATCGTCCGACGACAATAAACCACTTCCAGGCGTTAACGTTGCTGTGAAAGGTAGCACCCGTGGTACCACTACGGACGCTAACGGCACGTATAAAATCAATGTACCGAATGAGCAGGCAATCCTAGTGTTCTCATCGGTCGGGTTTATTTCTCAGGAGATCAACGTAGGAAACCGCTCCTCAATCGACGTAACGATTTTAGCTGATACCCGTGCCCTGAATGAAGTGGTCGTTGTTGGTTATGGTACGCAGAAAAAGAGTCAGTTAACTGGAGCCATTTCGTCAGTAAGTTCGAAGCAAATTACGGAGATGCCTATTACCAACCTGGGCCAGGCGATGCAGGGCCGGGTAGCGGGTGTCGACGTAGCGCAGTCGGGAAGTAGACCCGGATCGACACCAACAATCCGGATTCGTGGCCGCCGTTCGTTCAATGCCGGCAATAACCCGCTCTATGTAGTCGATGGCATTCCGCTTACAGGCGACCGGAACGAACTGCTATCCACTCGTCCGTTCGATTTTGCATCGGGTGGTTACGAAGATCTCAATCCAAATGATATTGCCTCGATGGAAATCCTGAAGGATGCTACATCAACCGCAATTTATGGGGCCAGAGGTGCCAACGGTGTTGTCTTGGTAACAACCAAACGGGGTAATAACAATGGGAAAACAACTATCAGTTATGATGCCTATGCGGGTGTTACGGATCCGCTGGATAAAGTCCATTTGTTTACTGGCCCCGAATTTACCGAGTATGTTCGGGAAGCTTACCGGGCAACGGGCCTATACAAAGATGCAAACGGCAATCCCGTTCCAACTGGCGTAGCGGATGCTTTTGCAGACTCAAAAGTAGCCGTTTTGGGTGGTGATCCCGCTGTAGCGGCAGGTATTGCGGCTAATAGGAACACCGATTACCAGTCGTTGATTCTCAGACAGGGCGTTCAGCAAAACCATTCACTTGGTATTCAGGGCGGTAATGAAAAAACGCAGTTCTACATTTCCGCCAGCTACTTCACGGATAAAGGAATTGTTCCTGGTCAGGATTACAACCGGTATTCGCTTCGTGCCAATATCGACCACCAAATTAACAAGGTACTCAAGGTAGGCATCTCGTCCTACATGATGTATAGCGGCCGGAACGGAGCCAATTTAAATCCCTACCGTTTTACACTCCAGCAAAACCCACTCGGCAGACCCTATGACGATAACGGTAAACTGATTTTTGCGCCGACAAACGATGCGCTATTGACTAATCCGCTGTATGAGATCATACCGGGTGCCCAAATCGACAACACGAAGAAGTACCGGATTTTCAATAGTATTTATGCCGAAGCCAATATCATCGACGGCTTGAAATACCGCGTCAATTTTGGTCCTGACTTTTCTGTTTCGCGGGCGGGTCGCTTTGTAGGATCTCTAACGAACGACCGGAAAGGTGGCGACGCAACGGCAGCTAATAACAGCCAGTATGGATTCAATTACACCCTGGAAAATATCCTGACTTACAATAAGACGTTTGGTAACCATAATCTGGGTATAACGGCCCTCCAATCCATTCAGCGGGATAACTTTGAATACAATAGCCAGTCCGTACAAGGTGTTCCTGCCGAGTCACAGCAGTTTTACAATACGGGTAATGCCAGTCTTGTCTTAGGTGTGGGCAGTAATTTAATTCAGTGGACACTCAACTCGTTCATGGGTCGCGTCAACTACGACTACAAGGATAAATACTTGGTAACCGCTACGTTACGGCGGGATGGTTCGAGCCGTTTCGGCGAAAACAGTAAATATGGTAACTTTCCGGGTATCGCACTGGCCTGGAACATCAATAACGAAGATTTCCTAAAGGATGTGACCTGGCTCGATCAGTTAAAACTACGCGTTAGCCGGGGGTCGGTAGGAAACCAGGGTGTGGTTCCTTATCAAACACAGGGCCTGTTGGGCCGTACAGTCTATGCCTGGGGGAATACGGGTGCTTACGGGTATCGCCCAAGTACCATTGGTAACCCGGATTTGAAATGGGAAACATCAACTTCGTCAAACATAGGAGTAGACTTCAGCTTTTGGAGAGGCCGCGTAGCTGGTTCGATTGAATTCTATCAAACCAACACCACCGACTTACTGCTGTCTGACCAACTGCCAACCTCTATTGGCTTCAATGCGGTAACGAAAAACGTAGGTGAAACGCGTAACCGGGGGGTCGAACTCAGTCTGTCGACCGTAAACATTAATTCGAAAAGCGGATTTAAGTGGACATCTGATTTCGCCTTTACCAAAAACAGCGAAGCCATTATCTCGCTTTATAATGGTGCTGTCGATGATTTAGGCAATAGGTGGTTTATCGGAAAACCATTAACGGCTTTCTATGACTATAAGAAAGCGGGCATTTGGCAAACAAGCGAAGCTGACCTGGCGAAATCGTTTCAAAGCTCTGTTGGACAAATTAAAGTACAGGATACCAATAACGACGGCAAAACAACGGCGGATGATCGCGTTTTTCTGGGTTCGGATATTCCCAACTTTAGTGCCGGGATTACCAACCGGTTTAACTATAAAGGGTTCGATTTATCGTTCTTCGTCTATGGACGTTTTGGCCAGACCATTTTGAGCGGCTTCCACCGGGACAATAACCAGCTGGCAGGTCGTTATCAGCAAATTAAAGTAGACTACTGGACGCCTAACAACCCAACCAACGAATTTCCACAACCCAAGTCGAACCAGGAGTTTCCCGTTTACAATTCATCCCTGTTTTACTTCGATGGCACATTCGTAAAAGTGCGTAATATCAATTTTGGGTATACGTTCACGTCTAAAATAACTCAGAAGCTGGGCATGCAGTCGCTGCGTGTATTTACCAGTATCCAGCAGCCATTCATCTTTTCAACCTACCGGTCGAAATATAACGGCGTCGATCCGGAAACAGCGGATGGAACCATCAATAATGACGTCGTACCGGCTACCCGGATAACTACATTTGGTTTGAACGTTAAATTCTAA